In a single window of the Gossypium hirsutum isolate 1008001.06 chromosome D02, Gossypium_hirsutum_v2.1, whole genome shotgun sequence genome:
- the LOC107908776 gene encoding glucan endo-1,3-beta-glucosidase 7, whose amino-acid sequence MATFFFFLLSFLICFHFSSAEPFIGVNYGQVADNLPPPSATAKLLKSTSIEKVRLYGADPAIIKALANTEIGIVIGAANGDIPSLASDPNSAAQWINSNVLPFYPASKIILITVGNEVLTTNDPNLINQLLPAMQNMQNAINGASLGGKIKVSTVHSMAVLGQSDPPSSGLFRPSYQPALKGLLQFHKDNGSPFAINPYPFFAYQSDSRPETLAFCLFQPNAGRFDSGNGIKYMNMFDAQVDSVHSALSAMGFKDVEIMVAETGWPYSGDSNEVGPSIENAKAYNGNLIAHLKSMVGTPLMPGKSVDTYLFALYDEDLKPGPGSERAFGLYKSDLSMTYDVGISKSSQTPPTPKTPVTPQPKPTATGWCVPKAGISDAQLQSSLDYACGQGIDCSPIQPGGACFEPNTIASHAAYAMNLYYQNSAKNPWNCDFSQTATLTSQNPTYSNCIYPGGST is encoded by the exons ATGGctactttcttcttcttcctcctctccTTCCTTATCTGCTTTCACTTCTCAA gTGCTGAGCCGTTTATTGGAGTGAACTACGGCCAAGTGGCGGACAACTTACCGCCGCCATCAGCCACCGCGAAGCTTCTAAAATCGACGTCGATTGAGAAAGTTAGATTGTACGGAGCGGATCCGGCGATTATCAAAGCTTTGGCTAATACCGAAATTGGGATCGTAATCGGAGCAGCTAATGGAGATATTCCTTCTTTGGCTTCCGATCCAAACTCAGCAGCTCAGTGGATTAACTCCAACGTGTTGCCTTTTTACCCTGCTAGCAAAATCATCCTCATCACTGTTGGCAACGAG GTATTGACTACAAATGACCCGAATTTAATAAACCAACTGCTACCCGCAATGCAAAATATGCAAAACGCCATTAACGGTGCTTCACTGGGTGGAAAGATCAAGGTCTCAACGGTTCATTCAATGGCGGTGTTGGGTCAATCCGACCCGCCATCTTCCGGGTTGTTTAGGCCGAGTTATCAACCCGCATTGAAAGGTTTGCTTCAGTTCCACAAGGACAACGGGTCCCCTTTTGCCATTAATCCGTACCCGTTTTTCGCTTATCAAAGTGACTCCAGACCCGAAACGCTTGCCTTCTGCTTGTTTCAACCCAACGCGGGACGATTTGACTCGGGGAACGGAATCAAGTACATGAACATGTTTGATGCTCAG GTTGATTCAGTGCATTCTGCTTTGAGTGCTATGGGGTTCAAGGATGTCGAGATTATGGTTGCCGAAACGGGATGGCCATATAGCGGCGATAGTAATGAGGTCGGACCTAGCATTGAGAATGCAAAAGCCTATAATGGGAACTTGATTGCTCATTTGAAATCGATGGTCGGGACACCGTTGATGCCCGGGAAATCTGTGGATACTTACCTCTTTGCACTCTATGATGAGGACTTGAAACCCGGTCCCGGTTCTGAACGGGCATTTGGACTTTACAAGTCGGACCTTTCCATGACATATGATGTTGGCATTTCAAAGAGTAGTCAG ACTCCACCGACTCCGAAAACTCCGGTGACTCCTCAACCAAAACCGACTGCAACTGGTTGGTGTGTACCAAAGGCTGGTATTTCTGATGCTCAATTGCAATCGAGTCTAGACTATGCATGTGGCCAAGGCATCGATTGCAGTCCCATCCAACCGGGAGGTGCTTGTTTCGAACCGAATACCATAGCATCTCACGCTGCTTATGCCATGAACCTTTACTACCAGAATTCCGCCAAGAATCCGTGGAACTGTGATTTCTCGCAGACGGCAACACTAACATCCCAAAATCCTA
- the LOC107908777 gene encoding cyclase-associated protein 1 has product MEGKLVERLEAAVARLEALAAGGGISARGLPDSGGDDMSSDPSIVAFDDLMDQYAAKVSGAAEKIGGQVLDVSKLLLKAFSVEKKLLMEIKQTQKPDMAGLAEFLKPLNEVIMKVNSMAEARGSEFINHFKSAAESLSALAWIAYTGKDCGMSMPIAHVEESWQAAEFYNNKVLVEYKTKDPNHVEWAKALKELYLPGLRGYVKSHYPLGPVWNASGKKVSAAPSKAPQSGAPAPPCPPPASHFTSEPSKASSSQPKQGMSAVFQELSSRNVTAGLRKVTDDMKAKNRTDRTGVVSTSEKQTSSTPSTTTPTVKKVAPPKLELQMGRKWAVENHIGNKNLVIDDCDAKQSVYVFGCKDSVLQIQGKVNNITLDKCTKMGVLFKDVVAAFEIVNCNGVEAQCQGSAPTISVDNTSGAQLYLSKDSLEAAITTAKSIDINVLVPGATSDADWAEHPLPQQYIHVYKNGQFETSPVSHSGA; this is encoded by the exons ATGGAAGGGAAGCTGGTTGAGAGGTTAGAGGCCGCGGTGGCGCGGCTGGAGGCTCTTGCTGCCGGAGGAGGAATTTCGGCCAGGGGATTACCGGATAGTGGCGGTGATGACATGTCTTCGGATCCGTCTATTGTTGCGTTTGACGATCTGATGGATCAATATGCGGCGAAGGTTTCCGGTGCTGCGGAGAAGATTGGAGGTCAAGTGTTGGATGTGAGTAAGTTGCTTCTCAAGGCCTTTTCAGTGGAAAAGAAACTTCTTATGGAGATCAAGCAAACTCAG AAACCTGATATGGCAGGGTTGGCTGAATTTCTCAAACCATTAAATGAGGTGATCATGAAGGTTAATTCTATGGCAGAAGCGAGGGGTTCTGAGTTTATCAACCACTTTAAGAGTGCTGCGGAGAGTCTTTCAGCTTTAGCATGGATTGCTTACACTGGGAAAGATTGTG GTATGAGCATGCCTATTGCACATGTGGAAGAAAGTTGGCAAGCGGCTGAATTTTACAACAACAAG GTTCTTGTGGAGTACAAAACTAAAGATCCAAACCATGTTGAGTGGGCAAAAGCATTGAAGGAGCTGTATTTACCAGGTCTGAGAGGTTATGTCAAAAGTCATTATCCTCTTGGACCAGTATGGAATGCTTCTGGTAAAAAGGTATCTGCTGCTCCATCCAAAGCTCCTCAGTCAGGTGCCCCTGCACCTCCTTGTCCTCCACCTGCTTCTCATTTCACCTCAGAACCTTCTAAAGCTTCTTCATCACAACCAAAACAAGGGATGTCAGCTGTTTTTCAAGAACTCAGTTCTAGGAATGTCACTGCCG GCCTGAGGAAGGTTACTGATGATATGAAGGCGAAGAACCGTACTGATAGAACAGGCGTTGTTAGCACCAGCGAAAAGCAAACAAGTTCCACACCCTCTACTACTACCCCTACTGTCAAAAAAGTCGCACCACCAAAACTAGAGCTGCAAATGGGTCGTAA GTGGGCTGTTGAGAACCACATAGGAAACAAGAACTTAGTTATTGATGATTGTGATGCCAAACAATCTGTGTATGTTTTTGGATGCAAGGATTCCGTTTTGCAGATTCAGG GGAAAGTTAACAATATAACACTTGATAAATGCACTAAGATGGGAGTGTTATTTAAG GATGTTGTGGCCGCTTTTGAGATAGTAAATTGCAATGGCGTTGAGGCACAATGTCAG GGTTCGGCTCCAACAATTTCAGTGGACAACACATCCGGAGCTCAGTTGTACTTGAGCAAAGATTCTTTAGAAGCAGCTATAACGACAGCAAAGTCAATTGACATCAATGTATTAGTACCTGGTGCTACCTCTGATGCTGACTGG GCGGAGCATCCATTGCCACAACAGTATATCCATGTATATAAGAATGGCCAATTTGAAACTAGTCCAGTCTCTCACTCAGGAGCATAA
- the LOC107908778 gene encoding probable receptor-like serine/threonine-protein kinase At4g34500 → MPVTGKTEDNNKNNSITHILTSKTQLFNLKLYAVITILVAFVLLFSLTIFLCFRLNRNARKRKVKHSSGLIPLVSKEILEIKALNRNVGSCFSSEEGKIGNAVPSKSSEGVSDDASGASDVSSAADAQNIGWGRWYSMKELEMATRGFAEENVIGEGGYGVVFRGLLQDGSVVAVKNLLNNKGQAEKEFNVEVEAIGKVRHKNLVGLVGYCTEGAQRILVYEYVDNGNLEQWLHGDVGPVSPLTWDIRMKIAIGTAKGLAYLHEGLEPKVVHRDVKSSNILLDKKWNPKVSDFGLAKLLGSEASYVTTRVMGTFGYVSPEYASTGMLNEGSDVYSFGVLLMEIITGRSPIDYSRAPGEMNLVDWFKGMVASRRGEELVDPLIEVQPSPRALKRALLVCLRCIDLDANKRPKMGQIVHMLEADDFPFRSEHRPARERYSVPSSVPASAKVPHPKKQTEKVDAAKSRRK, encoded by the exons ATGCCGGTCACCGGCAAAACCGAAGACAACAACAAAAACAACTCCATAACTCACATTCTTACCTCGAAAACGCAGCTGTTCAATCTCAAACTCTACGCAGTAATCACCATTCTCGTAGCCTTCGTACTACTTTTTTCTTTAACGATCTTCCTATGTTTCCGTTTAAACAGAAACGCGCGAAAGCGCAAAGTGAAGCACAGTTCTGGTCTAATCCCGTTGGTCTCTAAAGAGATCTTGGAGATCAAGGCGTTGAATCGGAACGTAGGTTCTTGTTTCTCTTCCGAGGAAGGAAAGATCGGAAATGCGGTTCCTAGTAAGAGTAGTGAGGGAGTCAGCGACGATGCGTCGGGAGCCAGTGACGTCTCATCGGCGGCGGATGCTCAGAATATTGGTTGGGGTCGGTGGTATAGCATGAAGGAGCTGGAGATGGCGACACGTGGATTCGCCGAGGAGAATGTGATCGGTGAAGGTGGTTACGGCGTCGTTTTCCGTGGCCTTTTGCAAGACGGTTCCGTCGTCGCTGTAAAAAATCTGCTTAATAACAA AGGCCAAGCAGAGAAGGAGTTCAACGTTGAAGTTGAAGCCATTGGCAAAGTGAGACATAAGAACTTGGTGGGTCTAGTTGGGTACTGCACTGAAGGTGctcaaag GATTCTTGTGTACGAATACGTTGACAATGGCAACTTGGAACAATGGTTACATGGTGATGTTGGACCTGTTAGCCCTCTTACTTGGGATATACGAATGAAGATTGCCATTGGAACCGCCAAAGG ATTAGCCTATTTGCATGAAGGGCTAGAACCCAAAGTTGTGCATCGTGATGTAAAATCAAGCAATATTCTACTGGACAAGAAGTGGAACCCGAAAGTATCCGATTTCGGATTAGCCAAGTTATTAGGATCTGAAGCGAGCTATGTGACCACGCGTGTAATGGGGACGTTCGg TTATGTTTCACCAGAATATGCAAGCACAGGCATGTTGAATGAGGGAAGCGATGTCTATAGTTTTGGAGTATTGCTGATGGAGATAATTACGGGGAGAAGCCCGATCGATTATTCCAGGGCACCAGGAGAG ATGAACTTAGTTGACTGGTTCAAAGGTATGGTAGCAAGCCGTCGCGGTGAAGAGCTCGTGGACCCGTTGATCGAAGTTCAACCTTCACCTAGAGCTTTGAAACGAGCATTGCTCGTTTGTCTCCGGTGTATAGATTTGGATGCCAATAAACGACCTAAAATGGGGCAAATCGTTCATATGCTCGAGGCAGATGATTTCCCTTTTCGCTCG GAGCATCGACCGGCACGGGAGAGATACTCTGTTCCATCCTCCGTGCCAGCATCCGCCAAAGTTCCGCATCCAAAGAAGCAAACCGAGAAAGTTGATGCCGCAAAATCAAGACggaaataa